TTCCAAAGAAGCTTGCACCAACAATTGGCATTGCGGTGGATCACAGGCGAAAGAATAGATCTCTTGAGGGTCTCCAAGCTAATGTCCAGAGGCTGAAGACGTACAAAGCCAAGCTTGTCATCTTCCCAAGGCGTGCACGCAAAGTCAAGGCGAGCTTAAACACTTGCACCGAGATTGCTAGCTAAGCTTATTTCCTACTAATTTAACAAGCGTTCTTATGCTTTTTTGTACATTGTCTCTGTCAGGCTGGAGATTCTGCTCCGGAGGAACTGGCAACTGCCACTCAGGTCCAAGGCCCATACATGCCCATTGCCCGTGAGAAGCCTACGGTTGAGCTTGTCAAGGTTACAGACGAGATGAAATCATTCAAGGCCTATGCCACGCTTCGAGTTGAGAGGATGAATAAGCGTCAGGTCGGTGCCAGGTTGAAGAAGGCTGCAGAAGcagagaaggaagaaaagaaataacTGATTCAT
This genomic stretch from Musa acuminata AAA Group cultivar baxijiao chromosome BXJ3-9, Cavendish_Baxijiao_AAA, whole genome shotgun sequence harbors:
- the LOC135648637 gene encoding large ribosomal subunit protein eL13z-like; the protein is MVKHNNVVPNGHFKKHWQNYVKTWFNQPARKTRRRIARQKKAVKIFPRPTAGPLRPSVQCQTLKYNMKSRAGRGFTLEELKAAGIPKKLAPTIGIAVDHRRKNRSLEGLQANVQRLKTYKAKLVIFPRRARKVKAGDSAPEELATATQVQGPYMPIAREKPTVELVKVTDEMKSFKAYATLRVERMNKRQVGARLKKAAEAEKEEKK